One segment of Kogia breviceps isolate mKogBre1 chromosome 14, mKogBre1 haplotype 1, whole genome shotgun sequence DNA contains the following:
- the BPI gene encoding LOW QUALITY PROTEIN: bactericidal permeability-increasing protein (The sequence of the model RefSeq protein was modified relative to this genomic sequence to represent the inferred CDS: substituted 1 base at 1 genomic stop codon): MARGPDDMQKWATLVVLAALGMAVTSTTNPGVVARITQKGLDYACQQGVATLQKDLEQITIPTFSGSFKMKFLGKGKYSSYSLVIHGFKLPSSHIRPLPDQGLDLSIRDASVRMRGKWKARKNFIKVSRKFDLNVEGVAILTGLKLGYDPTSGHATVACSSCSSRINRVRVRISGSSLGWLIXLFHKKIESLLRNSMNRKVRGAQSLTSSLTNKIGNVAGIDYSLVAPPKATADNLDGLLKGEFSRLAHRRPPPFAPPALSLPSNHNRMVYLRISEYLFNTAGLVYQEAGVLDMTLSGDMFPKESKFLLTTKIFGTLLPQVAKKFPDMKMQLLIWASSPPNIAMCPTGLDLTLALDPQAVAVLPDSSLAPLFLLEMNMNVSVEIGARSDGLVGELKLEKLLLELTHSNIGPFPVIELLQSIMNYVVPTFGIPKINKKLQKGFPLALPASIQLFNLVLQPHQDFLLFGADVHYS, encoded by the exons ATGGCCAGGGGCCCTGATGACATGCAGAAGTGGGCCACCCTGGTGGTGCTGGCTGCCCTGGGCATGGCTGTGACATCGACCACCAACCCCGGCGTCGTGGCCAGGATCACCCAGAAGGGCCTGGACTACG CCTGCCAGCAGGGAGTGGCTACTCTGCAGAAGGATTTGGAGCAGATCACAATTCCCACTTTCTCAGGAAGCTTTAAGATGAAGTTCCTCGGGAAAGGGAAGTATAGCTCCTACAG CTTGGTTATTCATGGATTCAAGCTTCCCAGTTCCCACATAAGACCGTTGCCTGATCAAGGCCTTGATCTCTCCATCAGAGATGCCAGTGTCAGGATGCGTGGAAAATGGAAGGCACGAAAGAA cttCATCAAAGTCAGCCGCAAATTTGACCTGAATGTGGAGGGCGTCGCCATTTTGACTGGTCTCAAGCTGGGTTATGACCCCACCTCGGGCCACGCCACCGTCGCCTGCTCCAGCTGCAGCAGCCGCATCAACAGAGTCCGTGTACGCATCTCGGGCAGCAGCCTGGG GTGGCTGATCTAACTCTTCCACAAAAAAATCGAGTCTTTGCTCCGAAACAGCATGAACCGCAAGGTACGAGGGGCTCAGAGTCTCACCTCCTCCT TGACAAACAAAATAGGCAACGTGGCTGGGATCGATTACTCTCTGGTTGCACCTCCAAAAGCCACAGCTGATAACCTGGATGGGCTGTTGAAG GGGGAGTTTTCCAGGCTGGCCCACCGCAGGC CCCCTCCCTTTGCCCCGCCGGCGCTGAGCCTCCCCAGCAACCACAACCGCATGGTGTACCTGCGCATCTCCGAATATCTTTTCAACACGGCCGGGCTCGTGTATCAAGAGGCTGGAGTCCTGGATATGACCCTCAGCGGCGACATG TTTCCGAAGGAATCCAAGTTCCTCCTGACAACAAAAATCTTTGGAACCCTCTTACCCCAG GTGGCTAAAAAGTTCCCTGACATGAAGATGCAGCTCCTCATCTGGGCTTCCTCCCCACCGAACATTGCCATGTGCCCCACCGGCCTTGACCTCACCCTTGCCCTGGATCCCCAGGCCGTTGCTGTCCTCCCAGACTCCTCCTTGGCCCCCCTCTTCCTGCTTGAGATG AACATGAACGTTTCTGTGGAAATTGGTGCCAGGTCCGACGGACTTGTCGGAGAGCTCAAGTTGGAAAA GCTGCTCCTGGAACTGACGCACTCGAACATCGGCCCCttcccggtga TTGAATTGCTGCAGAGTATCATGAACTACGTTGTGCCCACTTTTGGGATTCCCAAGATTAACA AGAAGCTGCAGAAAGGCTTCCCTCTCGCCCTGCCTGCCTCCATCCAGCTCTTCAACCTGGTGCTTCAGCCTCACCAG GATTTCCTCCTGTTCGGTGCAGATGTCCACTACAGCTGA